AGGAAAAAACGGATTTTAAGCGGAATGCGTCCGACAGGGCCGCTTCATCTCGGCAATCTGCACGGCGCTCTTGCAAACTGGGTCGAAATGCAAAACCAATATGAATGCTTTTTCTTTATTGCGGACTGGCATGCCTTAACCAGCGATTATGAAGATACGAGTTTAATTTCAGAATATGTCCGAAATATGATGATAGACTGGCTGAGCGTCGGCCTTTCACCTGACAAAAGCACATTCTTTGTTCAATCACATATTAAGGAACATGCTGAACTGTTTCTTATACTTTCAATGATAACTCCTGTTCCGTGGCTTGAACGGAATCCAACCTACAAGGAACAGATTGCCCAGATTAGCAACAAGGATCTTTCCACGCTCGGTTTTTTAGGCTACCCTGTTCTCCAGGCTGCGGATATCATTATGTACAAGGCTGACGGTGTGCCTGTGGGGATTGACCAAGTTCCGCATGTAGAAATTACACGTGAGATTGCCCGGCGATTCAACCACTTCTATGAAAAAGTATTTCCCGAGCCAAAAGCAATTTTAACCAAAACACCTAAAATACTTGGCGCGGATCGCCGCAAAATGAGCAAAAGTTACAATAATGCCATATACTTATCAGACAAGCCGGATATTATAGCTTCCAAGGTCGCCGGTATGATAACAGATCCTCAACGGGCCAGAAAAACCGATGCCGGCAATCCCGATGTATGCAATGTTTTTGACTTTCATAAACTATATTCCGACAGCGAAGCTGTAAATAAAATAAATAATGAATGCCTCTCAGCACAAATAGGGTGTGTTGAATGCAAAAAGATAATGGCTCAAAATCTCATAAAGGCTCTTGAACCTATTAGAGATAAAAGAGGATACTATGAAGAACGCACTAAACTCGTTGACGAGATTATAGCCGGCGGATGCGACAAGGCAAGAAATATAGCGCGGCAGACCATGAAAGAGGTCAGGTCTGCGATGAAAATGGATTAATTATGTCTGACGAACTCTATAAGGTGCAACTTGATGGTATTTTTGAAGGTCCGATGGACCTTTTAATTTACCTTATAAAAAAAAACGAGGTGGATATTTATGATATTCCAATATCCTTAATAACCGACCAGTATCTGAAATACCTGGAATGGATGAAGTCGATGAGCATAGATTTTGCCGGAGACTTTCTTGTCATGGCAGCCACTTTGACCCATATAAAGTCGAAGATGCTTTTGCCTGTTCATGAAAATGAAGACCCCGAGGATGATCCCCGCCTGGAGATCGCAAAACCCCTGCTGGAATACCTGCAGGCAAAGTCGGCTGCCGAACATTTAAGCGAAAGAAGCATTTTAGGTGAAGATACTTTTGCCAGAACTATTGATAAAGAGGATTATTCAAAAGCCGATGAAGATGAAATCATTAATGTCGGCCTGTTTGAACTTATCGATGCATTTAAAAAAATACTTGAAAATATTTCCGATGAGCAGAGGATGGATCTGACCGCAGACAGAATCTCCGTAAAAGACAAAATCGCTCAGATAGTGGATTTACTTGAAAAGCAAAAATCAATGACCTTTGGCGAGCTGTTTTCTTCAGATGCCGACAAAGGTGAGATTATATTGACCTTTCTTGCAATCCTCGAAATGGTTAAGCTCAGCCTTGTTCGTATTGTTCAGCATGTTCATACAGGCATTATCAGGCTTTTTTATTTATGATGGAAAATATTAAAAACATTATCGAAGCCCTGCTTTTTGTTTCCGGTTCTTCGCTGACAATAGACCGGATTAAGAGTGTGCTTGCCTTAAATGATACAAAGGAGATAAGGGATGCTCTTTCGGCTCTTGCAGATGAATATGAAGCCCGCAAAGGCGGATTTTATCTGCATGAAGTTGCGGGTGGCTATCAAATTCGCACAAGACCCGAATATACAAAATGGATCAAACTCTTAATCAAAACAAGACCGGTTCGCATAAGCAAGCCCGCCCTGGAAACACTCGCAATCATTGCCTATAAACAGCCGGTTATAAGAAGTGATATTGAAAATATAAGAGGGGTTGATTGTGGGGGAATTCTTCGCATGCTTCTTGAACGCAAGCTCATACGGATTCTGGGACGCAAGGAAATCCCAGGCCGCCCTTTGATTTATGCAACCACCAGGCAATTTCTGGAAATATTTGATTTAAAGGATATTAAAGAGCTTCCCACTACGGAAGAGATAGAAAAGCTTGGGCCAGAAAATATCATCACGCGACAGACAGTAGCGGAAATCGTTGATTCCAGGATTGTCAAAGAGGGAGACCTTTAAAAAAATTGAACGTTTTTTAAAGGTCTCACAATGTCCATCTGATGGCCGGGGTACCTACATTAGCAGGTCGTGTGCAATACCATGGCAGCTACCGCATTTTGTCGTGTCAATCATCATACCCTCAGGATGGGGCTTCCCGTGGCATTTGCTGCATGAGGGGATATCTTTATGGGCCGGATGGCATTCAGCACACTTAACCGTTGTATGCTTGGTCTCTTTCTGAAGCAGCTTGTAAGCCTCGCCATGGCAGCCCGAGCAGATGAGGGACATTGTCTCCTTGTCATAGGTTATCTGTGCCGGCTTATGCACCGGGTGGCAGACCATGCAGTCTGCTGAGGCCATCTCAACTTCAGGGCTGTGGGATTCATGGCATGCGCTGCACTCAGGAATGTAGCCATGTTTTTCCGCATGGCAGTCAGCACAGGCTACAGCACTGGTGTGTTTGCTTGGGTATTTGTTTATTTCAAGACCCTCTTTGGCGTGGCAAAGGGCGCATGAAGTTTCGACTGCCGACATAGGAATTGCTATTGGTTTGTGCGGATCAACATGGCAGGCCAGACACGGAGTGAGTTTTTTGTTTTCCCCGTGGAACGGGCCACCACTTGTGCTCACGTGGCATGAATCGCATTTAGGCATGATCTGATTATAGTTTTGTTTTTGAGGATTATAAACATGGTACTCAGTATGGCAACGGACACAATTGATCTGGTGCTTGGTCCCCTGTTTTTTGATAGTGTTAAAGATAGAAATATGACACTGTCCGCACTCCGCTGTTGTAAAAGGCTTCACCTCTATATCATAAGGTGAGGCCGTCTTTTCAGTTTCCTGGGCCGGAGAGGCAGCTTCTTTTGCCGCTGCAGGGCAGAACATTCCAGCTCCCAATAAAACCATTATTCCAACAACAAACGCCACAGCCTTCTCTCTCGAACTTGAAATAGTCATACTTAATCCTTTTTTAATCCACAGATTACACATATTTTCGCGGATGCAGATTATTTAAACATTCTATTTATCGTCTAATTTCCTCTCCATGCTTTACTGGATTCCGGCTTTCGCCGGAATGACGAAGAAGAAATCCTATTCTCCTAATCCCTTAATCCTCTAATCCTACAACCCCCTACCCTTTCAAATTATGCGCTATGCCATGACAGTCACCACAGTTAGGAAATTTCTTCAGCATGCTATCAGAATGGGGTGCGCCGTGGCATGCAAAGCACGGAGGAACTGTTTTATGTTTATTTTTGTGACAATAAACACAGGCCAGGTCATGGTGTTTAGTCGTGTTTGCCTCAAGCAGGCTTAAAGCTTCTTTATGACACGCCCCGCAGTAATCCGAGGGGGTATCGTCAGCGTAAGTGACAACAAGAGGCATATGGACAGGATGGCAGCTCACGCATGCCTTAAGGTCCATGCTATCGGTGTGCTTTTCGTGGCATTCCATGCAACTCGGGATCTTTTTGTGGGTTGTTGCGTGGCACTCGTTACAGGCCATTCCTGTGTGGACGCTCGGGTGTTCTTTGAGCTGATCTCCCACTTTCTGGTGACACGTCAAGCATGGTCCGGTAATTTCGCCCTCCAAAGTTAATTCAAGAGGAGCATGGGCGTCTGAATGGCAGCTTGAGCAATTCTCGAGTTCATAATGGGGCTTTTCGCTGTGACACATAATGCATTCAGGTACGGCCTTTGTGCCCAGGGGCGGATGCTCTACGTGGCAGTCCAGGCATCCAACATCGGTTTTGTGTTTGCCGCCGCCGGCATCTATAGTTTGTGGCTGTTGCGGGTGGCACAAAACACATTGGGCATTGGTCATTTCCGGTGTGGTGGCTTTCCCAGCAACCTTAATCTGTTTGGAGGCCGCTGGTGAGGGCAGAATGCCGGTTTGTTGTTTACAACCAAAAGCAAAAATCAAAACGCCTGCTGCAAAAATACTGACGAGCACAACGGTCGACCTCATCGTTCTCAGGCTGCTGAATAATACAATACCTCTTTTTCTCTTCAATGCACCCATTTATTCTAACCTCCCCGATAACCTAACTTAGTAAAACCTTTTAAAAGACCCTTTTTTCAAAGGTGTCCCTGTAAAATACACCGGACAAATATCACTGATTGCTGATTCCATTACCATTAGAACGCAAATAATGTCAAGCGCTTTTTCACGGAAAAAACCTTCAAACCGCAAGAACGAGCGGATTTCCTTTTAACACCTGTTAGGGCATGGTTTGGAGTGAATCCCATTGACTGCGCATCACAGAATGAGCGTCCGAACATCTGTGAGCAAGGCAATGTTGAGAGGCAAAAAGCTGATTGACAAAAATCAAACAAACGACCAGCGTCCCACTGCTCGCTCGTTTCATGGGGCTTAATAAAAATACAAATATTATAATGTTGTTTACATCAAATTATTTGTTTGCATTATTATAATTAATTATAGTATATAATTACACCATGTCCAATATGGTATAAACATTGCGATTTTATATTTTGTTATAAGTAGTTGATATTTGATTTATGATTAATGGATAAATTAACGATTTGACTACTTAAGCATCAATATTAATTAGGAGGAAAAAATGAAAAAGATACTTTGGGCTTTATCTGTAGTATTGATACTATTAATAGCTACAGGAGCTTATGCAGACACAGGAAGCGACAAATGCAACACGTATTCTAATGACCTGGGCATAAGTGCAGCTATAGACAGCTATTCAAGAGACATAGGCGTATGTGCGGGCATGGGTATGACAGGATGTCGGACAAATGCTTATTTATTAGATACAGATGCCGATTTGCCTTATAGGGCTCTATTGGCGAAAGAAGTCAATCAGCTTCGAGGACCTACGCCCTATAGGAGGAAGAGGACGAGAACAAATCGGGGATAGGATAGTTTTCAGCAAAAAGACATAACTTGCCGCCATGCTTCTTTACCTAAGGCCAGTAAGATATTTTTTGATATCAAGCGGCATACCATCGGCATTTTCACCCAAAGAACTCATCATTTCGGCAAGATAAGAATTGTTGGCGATAATGTCGATGACGGCAATCATGAACTTACGCTTGTACGGACTCATTTTATCAAGTCTTGAAAGTTTGTCCGTGAAAAAGTCCATTGATGACCGACCTATGGCCTGCCTTAATTCATGAAGTGTCATGTTGATCGGTTTGACCACCGGTTCCACCAGGTTGTACTTTGAGTAATCAAACACCTCGATGTGCGGTTTGAGCGTTGAATAAAGATCGGCATAAGGCCAGGGCGAAATAGGCAGGAAAAAGGCCATGTCAGGATCGTAGTATTTGGCAAGTTCCACTGTTTTGGCAATCGATTCCACGGTATCGTCAGGCATCCCTATGACAAAAGAGGTCTCGGATACTATGTCCATAGCGTTGATTAACTCAATCGCCTTTTTTGATTCTTCCACTCTGGTTCCCTTCTTAAACTGGTCCAGAGTTTTTTGAGAGGTTGCCTCCACCCCGACATAGATGTGAACAATCCCTGCCTTGCGGTATTTGCCCAGGATATCCTTATCACGAAGGATGTCATTCACGCGTGTTTCCATCAGCAAATCGAGGCCGAGTTTTTTCTCAATAAGCAGATCGAGAATACGTTCCCAACGTTGGCGGTCAACAGTCGGCGTCTCATCGCTGATCATGGCCACATCCACCCCAAACTCACGGTTCAGGTATTCTAATTCTGCCACAAAGTTCTCGGGGCTGCGGGGGCGCCAACTTTGCTTCCAGAAGAGACGCTGGGAGCAAAAACTGCAATTTTGCATGCAGCCTCGGGATGAACTTACAACCGCCAGGGTGGAACCCGGCTTGGTATGATATGTGTACTCGTCCCACTGAATCAAGTCCCATGCTGCAGGCAAGGAGTCCAGATCCTCTATAAAGGGCCGGTCAGGTGTAACCACGGCCTTTCCATTACCCCAAAAGGCAATCCCTTGAATTCCAGCAGGATCGTCACCCTTTGTGACTCCGTCAAGCAGGGCCACCAGGGTTTGCTCTCCCTCACGCCGAACAATATAATCAACAATATCGTGATGCTCTTCTAAGATTTCCTCCCAGCAAAATGTAGGGTGGACATTTCCCAGGATAGTCAATGCTTCCGGATTAAGCTCCTTTGCCAGTTTTAATACGTCAAGACAATCATAGATAGTAGCTGTGATAGCACCGGTAGCGATTACGTCCGGCTGCACTTCTGTTAAATGAGCCCTTATGTCTTCATAAGTATGAAATTTTGACATGGCATCGTAGATTTCTACGTCGTATCCTGCCTGTCTCAAACTTCCGGCCAGGTAAACAAAAGCCGTGGGGAGCCAAGAGCCTGCAGACTCCAGCACGCCGCAGTGATAAGGTGGTGTTATTAATAGTACTTTCAAGGACATACGTTCCTTTTATCTTTCTTTTTCGCCGCGTTATCATCGGCATGTGGTTTTTTGTCGACAGGGTGTATTTTGACCTTTTTTGTCTTCCGGATAAACGGATCTGCGAATACCCTGCAACAGGTCTTTCCGTCTGTTGAACCAATCATCTCATCGCTAATGTCCAGTTTATCCTTCATTTTTCTTAACCTTATTGCAAATTGAGAGCTTTGCACAACCCTCGTTTTGGGTCAATTCTAGTCATTGCGAACCCTGTTAGGTGTTAAACGTGAATAAATCTTCCCGATGCCGGACAAACTGCGGCGCATCAGAAAATTAGTCAGCTGGGTCACTATTTTCCCGCCAGGGTGCCCTGTTGCCGAGTAATCGATCCCTATCGCGCCTAACTCCTTGTTCCATCTGCCTATGATCTCAAAACCGTGTTCGGTCTCAACGCCAAGGTTGTCGGTCTGAACCGCAAAGACCTGGGCACGGTTGGCCAGGTCATAATGCCTCAAAAGGCCGATCTCTCCCACAGGAACTCTCTTAAAGTCCCTGGT
Above is a genomic segment from Anaerolineae bacterium containing:
- the trpS gene encoding tryptophan--tRNA ligase, whose translation is MNRKKRILSGMRPTGPLHLGNLHGALANWVEMQNQYECFFFIADWHALTSDYEDTSLISEYVRNMMIDWLSVGLSPDKSTFFVQSHIKEHAELFLILSMITPVPWLERNPTYKEQIAQISNKDLSTLGFLGYPVLQAADIIMYKADGVPVGIDQVPHVEITREIARRFNHFYEKVFPEPKAILTKTPKILGADRRKMSKSYNNAIYLSDKPDIIASKVAGMITDPQRARKTDAGNPDVCNVFDFHKLYSDSEAVNKINNECLSAQIGCVECKKIMAQNLIKALEPIRDKRGYYEERTKLVDEIIAGGCDKARNIARQTMKEVRSAMKMD
- a CDS encoding segregation/condensation protein A; translation: MSDELYKVQLDGIFEGPMDLLIYLIKKNEVDIYDIPISLITDQYLKYLEWMKSMSIDFAGDFLVMAATLTHIKSKMLLPVHENEDPEDDPRLEIAKPLLEYLQAKSAAEHLSERSILGEDTFARTIDKEDYSKADEDEIINVGLFELIDAFKKILENISDEQRMDLTADRISVKDKIAQIVDLLEKQKSMTFGELFSSDADKGEIILTFLAILEMVKLSLVRIVQHVHTGIIRLFYL
- the scpB gene encoding SMC-Scp complex subunit ScpB, which gives rise to MMENIKNIIEALLFVSGSSLTIDRIKSVLALNDTKEIRDALSALADEYEARKGGFYLHEVAGGYQIRTRPEYTKWIKLLIKTRPVRISKPALETLAIIAYKQPVIRSDIENIRGVDCGGILRMLLERKLIRILGRKEIPGRPLIYATTRQFLEIFDLKDIKELPTTEEIEKLGPENIITRQTVAEIVDSRIVKEGDL
- a CDS encoding cytochrome C codes for the protein MTISSSREKAVAFVVGIMVLLGAGMFCPAAAKEAASPAQETEKTASPYDIEVKPFTTAECGQCHISIFNTIKKQGTKHQINCVRCHTEYHVYNPQKQNYNQIMPKCDSCHVSTSGGPFHGENKKLTPCLACHVDPHKPIAIPMSAVETSCALCHAKEGLEINKYPSKHTSAVACADCHAEKHGYIPECSACHESHSPEVEMASADCMVCHPVHKPAQITYDKETMSLICSGCHGEAYKLLQKETKHTTVKCAECHPAHKDIPSCSKCHGKPHPEGMMIDTTKCGSCHGIAHDLLM
- a CDS encoding cytochrome C; its protein translation is MGALKRKRGIVLFSSLRTMRSTVVLVSIFAAGVLIFAFGCKQQTGILPSPAASKQIKVAGKATTPEMTNAQCVLCHPQQPQTIDAGGGKHKTDVGCLDCHVEHPPLGTKAVPECIMCHSEKPHYELENCSSCHSDAHAPLELTLEGEITGPCLTCHQKVGDQLKEHPSVHTGMACNECHATTHKKIPSCMECHEKHTDSMDLKACVSCHPVHMPLVVTYADDTPSDYCGACHKEALSLLEANTTKHHDLACVYCHKNKHKTVPPCFACHGAPHSDSMLKKFPNCGDCHGIAHNLKG
- a CDS encoding radical SAM protein translates to MSLKVLLITPPYHCGVLESAGSWLPTAFVYLAGSLRQAGYDVEIYDAMSKFHTYEDIRAHLTEVQPDVIATGAITATIYDCLDVLKLAKELNPEALTILGNVHPTFCWEEILEEHHDIVDYIVRREGEQTLVALLDGVTKGDDPAGIQGIAFWGNGKAVVTPDRPFIEDLDSLPAAWDLIQWDEYTYHTKPGSTLAVVSSSRGCMQNCSFCSQRLFWKQSWRPRSPENFVAELEYLNREFGVDVAMISDETPTVDRQRWERILDLLIEKKLGLDLLMETRVNDILRDKDILGKYRKAGIVHIYVGVEATSQKTLDQFKKGTRVEESKKAIELINAMDIVSETSFVIGMPDDTVESIAKTVELAKYYDPDMAFFLPISPWPYADLYSTLKPHIEVFDYSKYNLVEPVVKPINMTLHELRQAIGRSSMDFFTDKLSRLDKMSPYKRKFMIAVIDIIANNSYLAEMMSSLGENADGMPLDIKKYLTGLR